A genome region from Anastrepha obliqua isolate idAnaObli1 chromosome 4, idAnaObli1_1.0, whole genome shotgun sequence includes the following:
- the LOC129245267 gene encoding solute carrier family 2, facilitated glucose transporter member 3: protein MELNLSEQSERLDPENTQQQSRKFQLTHGTKLSLHETTDILKKPQWNALLALVGFATTLGAAVPVGYCIGVINAPATIITAWCNETLHERYGANLSASGLDWLWSTVVSIFLIGGAIGSLGGANAANKFGRKGCFLISGGLFTIGGILFFFCRLAGSVEMLLLGRLIVGLASGLTTAILPMYLTEIAPLALRGTFGVFCPIGVTGGVVVGQVFSLRYVFGTEDLWHYALSFYMLLVAVCYLPAYYFPESPKYLYIVRSDQELARSELRRLCKGPNAVVVINHEIDEMEAEANTKVQTRSFFSVLRDPSLLLPLIIVCSFQGGQQLSGINAIFYYSVSIFMKAGLSKADAEWANLGAGCLNLCISLLGPMLMSKFNRRPLMMFSSGICAGFLFTIGFVLYYIDTTSWFPMFCIVCVMGYIFFYQFGLGPIPYFIGAELFEVAPRPVAMSMGSLASWACNFTVGMAFPSLQNAWGAFVFMPFSVTCLLLFLLTKFYLPETRGRDPSEVAPLVAKGFRSKVK, encoded by the exons AAACCACAATGGAACGCCCTGTTAGCGTTAGTGGGCTTCGCGACCACACTGGGCGCTGCAGTTCCGGTTGGCTACTGCATTGGCGTTATTAATGCCCCGGCAACG ataaTAACGGCTTGGTGTAATGAAACACTACACGAACGTTACGGCGCTAATTTAAGTGCTTCCGGTTTAGATTGGCTCTGGTCAACGGTGGTATCGATTTTCCTAATAGGCGGAGCTATTGGCTCTCTGGGAGGGGCTAATGCAGCAAATAAATTCGGCAG AAAAGGTTGTTTTCTCATCAGTGGCGGACTGTTCACGATCGGTGGAATTCTATTCTTCTTTTGCCGATTGGCTGGCTCCGTGGAAATGCTCTTGCTTGGCCGTTTGATTGTCGGTCTTGCTTCGGGTCTCACCACAGCCATCCTCCCAATGTACCTTACCGAGATCGCACCGCTTGCTCTACGCGGCACTTTTGGTGTCTTCTGCCCGATTGGTGTGACCGGTGGTGTTGTGGTGGGACAAGTGTTTAGCTTGCGATATGTCTTCGGCACGGAGGATTTGTGGCATTATGCCTTAAGTTTTTACATGCTATTAGTGGCTGTATGCTACTTACCGGCATACTATTTTCCGGAGAGTCCAAAGTATCTTTATATTGTGCGCAGTGACCAAGAGCTGGCTCGCAGCGAGTTGCGTCGCCTATGTAAAGGACCTAATGCAGTTGTTGTGATCAATCATGAGATCGATGAGATGGAAGCCGAAGCCAATACCAAAGTTCAAACGCGTAGCTTTTTTTCGGTGCTGCGCGATCCGTCATTATTGCTGCCCTTGATAATTGTGTGCTCATTCCAAGGTGGCCAACAGTTGTCTGGCATAAATGCG ATATTCTATTATTCGGTGTCAATTTTCATGAAAGCTGGACTTTCGAAAGCCGATGCAGAGTGGGCGAATTTGGGTGCTGGTTGCCTGAATTTATGCATATCACTACTAGGACCGATGCTGATGTCAAAGTTCAATCGCCGTCCATTGATGATGTTCTCCAGCGGAATTTGTGCAGGCTTTCTATTTACAATCGGCTTCGTTTTGTACTATATC GATACTACCAGCTGGTTTCCGATGTTCTGTATCGTTTGTGTTATGGGGTACATCTTCTTCTATCAGTTTGGCTTGGGCCCCATTCCATACTTCATTGGCGCAG AACTCTTCGAAGTCGCGCCTCGACCGGTGGCCATGTCGATGGGCAGCTTAGCGTCTTGGGCATGCAATTTCACAGTCGGCATGGCATTCCCTTCGCTGCAGAACGCGTGGGGTGCTTTTGTTTTCATGCCATTCTCTGTCACCTGCTTGCTACTCTTCTTGCTCACGAAATTCTACTTGCCAGAGACACGTGGTCGCGATCCATCTGAGGTGGCGCCACTTGTCGCCAAAGGTTTCCGCTCGAAGGTGAAATAA
- the LOC129243578 gene encoding tigger transposable element-derived protein 6-like has translation MKRQKRKIVLFLDNCTANNSPPTLSNVELYFFPPNTTSKLQPVGQGIIHNLKTLDLTEVVKIVLESLNKQLITNITDLTAILLIGKAWRAVTPLKGFVKDDQDNSQIIMDDEEPSMVPVVDISDVSFSVYVQVYEDVAVSGSLTDGEILSATDTNEKSNDEDEDVTSEPLTEVSVQVARASFDNLQSFCLQNKTDETAYQALFLLQEN, from the coding sequence ATGAAACgacaaaagagaaaaattgtaCTATTTTTGGACAATTGCACTGCCAATAACAGTCCTCCTACATTGTCCAACGTAGAACTCTACTTCTTTCCGCCAAATACAACTTCCAAACTGCAACCAGTGGGCCAGGGTATCATCCATAATTTAAAGACGTTGGATCTCACAGAAGTTGTTAAGATCGTTTTAGAATCTCTCAATAAGCAGCTAATTACGAATATCACAGATCTGACAGCTATTTTACTGATTGGCAAGGCATGGAGAGCTGTAACACCCCTAAAGGGCTTCGTAAAAGATGATCAGGACAATTCGCAAATAATTATGGATGATGAAGAACCATCAATGGTACCAGTGGTTGACATCAGCGATGTGAGTTTTTCTGTCTATGTTCAAGTGTATGAAGATGTTGCTGTTTCAGGATCACTAACCGATGGCGAAATTTTATCTGCGACAGATACGAATGAAAAGAGcaacgatgaagatgaagacgTTACATCAGAACCTTTGACAGAGGTGTCAGTTCAGGTAGCAAGAGCCTCATTCGATAACTTACAAAGCTTTTGTCTACAAAACAAAACTGATGAAACAGCATATCAGGCACTTTTTCTCcttcaagaaaattag